The proteins below are encoded in one region of Thioalkalivibrio sp. K90mix:
- a CDS encoding DUF2189 domain-containing protein: MSEEKDEIPVVKRAYPEDLGEVEREHTPETESPAIRTVEPDHLGTWLGKGWRDLWKTPVALIHGLVIAIVGLVLLGMSWNQPWMAFSFLAGFLFLGPVLAVGVNYLAMEREQGHSTGAGLGWLTHLGGSVWVFALLLALIFVIWASFVWMWIAVLNIGELGVTGQLHHLVGTMLTTGSGIISLIGVIVAAVVFGLIVFVLSLVTLPAMIDHRAREEAPQTTLIDAIGMSLKAFSHNRGTLILWGLIITALFAISVATALLALIVIFPWLGFAMWHGYRDLVETA; encoded by the coding sequence ATGAGTGAGGAAAAGGACGAAATCCCCGTTGTAAAACGCGCCTACCCCGAAGATCTGGGCGAAGTCGAAAGGGAACACACACCCGAGACCGAGAGTCCCGCGATACGCACGGTGGAACCCGACCATCTCGGGACCTGGCTGGGCAAGGGCTGGCGAGACCTCTGGAAAACCCCCGTGGCCCTGATACACGGTCTGGTGATCGCGATCGTCGGCCTGGTGCTGCTGGGAATGTCATGGAACCAGCCCTGGATGGCCTTTTCCTTCCTGGCCGGTTTCCTGTTTCTGGGGCCGGTGCTCGCCGTCGGCGTGAACTACCTGGCGATGGAACGCGAACAGGGGCATTCCACGGGTGCTGGGCTGGGCTGGCTTACCCATCTGGGAGGCTCGGTCTGGGTGTTCGCCCTGCTCCTGGCCCTGATCTTCGTCATCTGGGCAAGCTTTGTCTGGATGTGGATCGCCGTGCTGAATATCGGCGAACTGGGCGTGACCGGGCAGCTGCATCACCTGGTGGGCACCATGCTGACCACGGGCTCCGGGATTATCTCCCTGATCGGCGTGATTGTAGCCGCCGTGGTGTTCGGGCTCATTGTCTTCGTGCTGAGCCTCGTCACCTTGCCCGCCATGATCGATCATCGTGCCCGCGAGGAGGCCCCGCAGACCACGCTGATTGACGCGATCGGGATGAGCCTGAAGGCCTTCAGCCACAACCGGGGCACGCTGATCCTCTGGGGGCTGATCATTACCGCCCTGTTCGCAATCTCGGTGGCCACCGCCCTGCTGGCACTGATCGTGATCTTCCCGTGGCTCGGCTTTGCGATGTGGCACGGCTACCGGGATCTGGTCGAAACTGCGTAA
- the lptE gene encoding LPS assembly lipoprotein LptE: MSAVLRAVLVVWLAVAVAACGFQLRGSMDWPEALAPVQITGVNPRDSLYRELAVAFGSAGVEVVDQRPEGQGATLDVRSVRDRRRTLSVTDAARVAEYELIRSVDVRLRPVDGEAVDLGTLHASRIYLFDGSAVLSRSEREETLREAMNRDIVSQLQRRIQAVIGADGQLRTDVEFEDDQPSREH; this comes from the coding sequence ATGAGCGCGGTGCTACGCGCAGTGCTGGTCGTATGGCTGGCGGTTGCCGTGGCCGCCTGCGGCTTCCAGCTGCGCGGCAGCATGGACTGGCCGGAGGCCCTGGCCCCGGTGCAGATCACTGGCGTGAATCCGCGTGATTCCCTGTACCGCGAGCTGGCGGTGGCCTTCGGCTCGGCCGGGGTCGAGGTGGTCGATCAGCGTCCCGAGGGGCAGGGGGCCACCCTGGACGTGCGTTCCGTGCGCGACCGGCGGCGCACGCTGTCGGTGACCGACGCCGCACGGGTCGCGGAGTACGAACTGATCCGGTCGGTGGACGTGCGCCTGCGCCCGGTGGACGGAGAGGCCGTGGATCTGGGCACGTTGCACGCGAGTCGGATCTACCTGTTCGACGGCTCGGCGGTGCTCAGCCGTTCCGAGCGCGAGGAGACCCTGCGCGAGGCGATGAACCGGGATATCGTCAGCCAGCTGCAGCGTCGTATTCAGGCGGTGATCGGAGCCGACGGGCAGTTGCGCACGGATGTCGAGTTCGAGGATGACCAGCCGTCAAGGGAACACTGA
- the holA gene encoding DNA polymerase III subunit delta, producing MAQDLARLEQDLARGVAPIYLLLAEEPLQAIEAADAIRAAARDQGYLERTVLDMTAQSDWAPFESAIRDRSLFAERSVLDLRLATGKPGKVGGDHLKTYAAEPQDDLVLLVQLPRPDRDMRRAAWFKALENRAVVLHARPIPPSQLGPWVRARLQRHGLTITEPALALLVSRIEGNLLAARQEIEKLALAGVTEIDEAVLAEATTDAARFELFALAPTALRGDARHALRMLEGLLDEGQPEPLILWALARECRLLVQAMERKAAGAPDREAFQGSFGDGQKALRQAMSRLSLPAARGLLGEAARVDRVIKGQENGNARQGLLDLVARMAGRRLSRPLPALHTERV from the coding sequence ATGGCCCAGGATCTCGCCCGCCTGGAACAGGATCTGGCGCGCGGCGTGGCGCCGATCTACCTGCTACTGGCCGAGGAGCCGCTGCAGGCGATCGAGGCAGCCGATGCGATCCGCGCGGCGGCCCGTGACCAGGGCTATCTGGAACGGACCGTGCTGGACATGACCGCGCAGTCCGACTGGGCGCCGTTCGAGTCCGCGATCCGCGATCGATCCCTGTTCGCCGAGCGCAGCGTGCTGGACCTGCGCCTGGCCACCGGCAAGCCAGGCAAGGTGGGCGGTGATCATCTTAAGACCTATGCGGCCGAGCCCCAGGATGACCTCGTGCTGCTGGTGCAGCTCCCGCGGCCGGATCGGGACATGCGTCGGGCGGCCTGGTTCAAGGCGCTGGAGAACCGCGCGGTGGTGCTCCACGCGCGCCCGATCCCTCCATCCCAGCTGGGTCCGTGGGTCCGCGCCCGCCTGCAGCGCCACGGCCTGACGATCACGGAGCCGGCGCTGGCGCTGCTGGTCTCGCGCATCGAGGGCAATCTGCTGGCCGCGCGCCAGGAGATCGAGAAGCTGGCGCTGGCGGGCGTGACCGAGATCGACGAGGCCGTGCTGGCAGAGGCCACCACCGACGCCGCGCGCTTCGAGCTGTTTGCACTGGCCCCGACCGCACTGCGCGGCGATGCCCGCCATGCCCTGCGCATGCTGGAGGGGCTGCTCGACGAGGGGCAGCCGGAGCCCCTGATTCTCTGGGCGCTGGCGCGCGAATGCCGCCTGCTGGTGCAGGCGATGGAACGCAAGGCGGCCGGGGCGCCGGATCGCGAGGCCTTTCAGGGCAGCTTCGGGGACGGCCAGAAGGCCCTGCGCCAGGCGATGTCGCGGTTGAGCCTGCCGGCGGCGCGCGGGCTGCTGGGCGAGGCCGCGCGTGTGGATCGGGTCATCAAGGGTCAGGAAAACGGCAACGCGCGGCAGGGGTTGCTAGACTTGGTGGCCCGTATGGCGGGACGCCGGTTGTCCCGGCCATTGCCCGCACTGCACACCGAACGAGTCTGA
- the leuS gene encoding leucine--tRNA ligase, with protein MQEQYSPKEIEAQVQRQWEESDCFRAREDAPGEPFYCLSMFPYPSGKLHMGHVRNYTIGDVIARFQRMQGRSVLQPMGWDAFGLPAENAAMQNHVPPAAWTRQNIEQMRTQLKRLGFAYDWSREFATCDADYYRWEQWLFVRLLKKGLVYRKKATVNWDPVDQTVLANEQVIEGRGWRSGALVERREMPQWFLRITDYADELLEALDGLNGWPDQVRTMQRNWIGRSEGVELEFAVDGGEPLTVYTTRPDTLFGVSYMALAPEHPRVQALAENDAELAAFVADCAQGGVAEADLATMEKKGRPLGFTARHPLTGAEVPVWVANFVLMEYGTGAVMAVPAHDERDHEFATKYDLPIRQVIAPADGAECDVQAAAFTEAGVLVNSGDFDGQASEAAKAAIAEHLEQAGLGRRRRNYRLRDWGISRQRYWGCPIPVIHCDACGAVPVPEEDLPVRLPEDVIPDGAGSPLARMPEFFEASCPECGKPARRETDTFDTFFESSWYFARYACADNDTAMLDARADHWLPVDQYVGGIEHAVLHLLYARFFHKLLRDEGLLASDEPFTRLLTQGMVIAPTFYRERDDGGKDWINPADVELERAEDGSVKAARHREDGLPVMVGGMEKMSKSKNNGVDPQALIERFGADTARLFTMFAAPPDLSLEWSDSGVEGAHRFIKRLWRAVHEHVNGDAPGALEVDALDDAGRELRRKLHDTIAKVTDDIGRRQTFNTAVAANMELLNDLGKFPKDAPLVAVVRQEALEGIVRMLAPIIPHVTETLWRALGHDELVATTAWPTVDEAARQAAQETLAVQVNGKRRAEIAVPAGADRDAIEATARGDENVQRHIEGHNVVKVIVVPGRLVNFVVKPQ; from the coding sequence ATGCAGGAGCAGTATTCCCCGAAGGAGATCGAGGCGCAGGTACAGCGCCAGTGGGAGGAGTCCGACTGCTTCCGTGCGCGCGAGGACGCCCCTGGCGAGCCGTTCTACTGCCTGTCCATGTTCCCCTACCCCTCGGGCAAGCTGCACATGGGCCATGTGCGCAACTACACCATCGGCGACGTGATCGCGCGCTTTCAGCGCATGCAGGGCCGGAGCGTGCTGCAGCCGATGGGCTGGGACGCCTTCGGCCTGCCGGCGGAAAACGCGGCAATGCAGAATCACGTACCTCCCGCCGCCTGGACGCGCCAGAACATCGAGCAGATGCGCACCCAGCTCAAGCGCCTGGGCTTCGCCTACGACTGGTCGCGCGAGTTCGCCACCTGCGATGCCGACTACTACCGCTGGGAACAGTGGCTGTTCGTGCGCCTGCTGAAGAAGGGCCTGGTCTATCGCAAGAAGGCCACGGTGAACTGGGACCCGGTGGACCAGACCGTGCTCGCCAACGAGCAGGTGATCGAGGGCCGCGGCTGGCGCTCCGGTGCGCTGGTCGAGCGCCGCGAGATGCCGCAGTGGTTCCTGCGTATCACCGACTACGCCGACGAGTTGCTGGAGGCCCTGGACGGGCTGAACGGCTGGCCGGACCAGGTGCGTACCATGCAGCGCAACTGGATCGGCCGTTCCGAGGGCGTGGAGCTGGAGTTCGCGGTGGATGGTGGCGAGCCGCTGACTGTCTACACCACGCGCCCGGACACCCTGTTCGGCGTCTCCTACATGGCGCTGGCCCCGGAACACCCGCGGGTGCAGGCGCTGGCGGAGAACGACGCCGAACTGGCCGCGTTCGTCGCCGACTGTGCGCAGGGCGGGGTGGCCGAGGCCGATCTGGCGACCATGGAGAAGAAGGGCCGGCCGCTGGGCTTTACCGCCCGCCATCCGCTGACCGGGGCGGAGGTCCCGGTCTGGGTCGCCAACTTCGTGCTAATGGAATACGGCACCGGCGCGGTGATGGCCGTGCCGGCACACGACGAACGCGACCACGAGTTCGCAACGAAATACGACCTGCCGATTCGCCAGGTGATCGCCCCGGCCGACGGTGCCGAGTGCGATGTACAGGCTGCGGCCTTCACCGAGGCCGGCGTGCTGGTGAACTCCGGCGACTTCGACGGGCAGGCCTCCGAGGCGGCCAAGGCTGCGATCGCCGAACACCTGGAACAGGCCGGGCTTGGCCGGCGTCGGCGCAACTACCGTCTGCGCGACTGGGGCATCTCGCGCCAGCGCTACTGGGGCTGCCCGATTCCGGTAATCCACTGTGACGCCTGTGGGGCGGTGCCGGTACCGGAAGAAGACCTGCCGGTGCGCCTGCCGGAGGACGTGATCCCGGACGGCGCCGGCTCGCCGCTGGCGCGCATGCCCGAGTTCTTCGAGGCGAGTTGCCCGGAGTGCGGCAAGCCGGCGCGGCGCGAGACCGACACCTTCGACACCTTCTTCGAATCCAGCTGGTACTTCGCCCGTTACGCCTGTGCCGACAACGACACGGCGATGCTGGATGCACGCGCCGACCACTGGCTGCCGGTGGACCAGTACGTCGGCGGCATCGAGCACGCGGTGCTGCATCTGCTGTATGCGCGCTTCTTCCACAAGCTGCTGCGCGACGAGGGCCTGCTGGCCTCGGACGAGCCCTTCACCCGGCTGCTGACCCAGGGCATGGTGATCGCGCCGACCTTCTACCGCGAGCGCGATGACGGCGGGAAGGACTGGATCAACCCGGCGGACGTCGAGCTGGAGCGCGCAGAGGATGGCTCGGTCAAGGCCGCGCGCCACCGCGAGGACGGTCTGCCGGTGATGGTCGGTGGCATGGAAAAGATGTCCAAGTCGAAGAACAACGGCGTGGACCCGCAGGCCCTGATCGAACGCTTCGGCGCGGATACTGCGCGGCTGTTCACCATGTTCGCGGCTCCCCCGGACCTGTCGCTGGAGTGGTCCGACTCCGGCGTCGAGGGCGCGCATCGCTTCATCAAGCGCCTGTGGCGGGCGGTGCACGAGCACGTGAACGGCGATGCGCCGGGCGCGCTGGAGGTGGACGCGCTGGACGATGCCGGGCGCGAACTGCGACGCAAGCTGCACGACACCATCGCCAAGGTCACTGACGACATCGGCCGGCGCCAGACCTTCAACACCGCGGTGGCCGCGAACATGGAGCTGCTGAACGACCTCGGCAAGTTCCCGAAGGATGCGCCGCTGGTTGCAGTCGTGCGCCAGGAGGCGCTGGAGGGCATCGTGCGCATGCTGGCGCCGATCATCCCGCATGTGACCGAGACCCTGTGGCGCGCGCTGGGCCATGACGAGCTGGTCGCGACCACCGCATGGCCAACGGTCGACGAGGCCGCGCGTCAGGCCGCGCAGGAGACCCTGGCGGTGCAGGTGAACGGCAAGCGACGCGCCGAGATTGCGGTCCCCGCCGGTGCCGATCGCGACGCGATCGAGGCCACCGCGCGCGGTGACGAGAACGTGCAGCGGCACATCGAGGGACACAACGTGGTGAAGGTCATCGTGGTGCCCGGTCGCCTGGTGAACTTCGTGGTGAAGCCGCAATGA
- the ybeY gene encoding rRNA maturation RNase YbeY, whose product MATLEVVVQYALPRRGLPSAATLHRAARAAWRGTGRADVALRVVDADEGLELNRGFRGRDYATNVLSFPAPDLPPMAAGEPRYLGDIVLCAPVLAREAAEQGKSLRAHYSHMVVHGLLHLQGMDHQESGEAEAMEAVERSILAGLGYPDPYQTGSPARDPSAPATGTVPNA is encoded by the coding sequence ATGGCGACGCTTGAGGTCGTGGTTCAGTATGCCCTGCCGCGCCGGGGGCTCCCGTCCGCTGCTACCCTGCACCGGGCCGCGCGCGCCGCATGGCGTGGGACCGGCCGGGCCGACGTAGCCCTGCGCGTGGTGGATGCCGACGAGGGCCTGGAACTGAACCGGGGCTTTCGCGGGCGCGACTACGCCACCAACGTACTGTCCTTCCCCGCCCCCGATCTGCCTCCGATGGCGGCGGGCGAGCCGCGCTATCTCGGTGATATCGTGCTCTGCGCACCGGTACTGGCGCGTGAGGCGGCCGAACAGGGCAAGTCCCTGCGGGCCCATTACAGTCACATGGTGGTGCATGGCCTGCTGCATCTGCAGGGCATGGATCACCAGGAATCCGGCGAGGCCGAGGCGATGGAGGCCGTTGAGCGCTCGATCCTGGCCGGGTTAGGCTATCCCGACCCCTATCAGACCGGCTCTCCGGCCCGTGACCCAAGCGCGCCCGCCACCGGAACTGTCCCCAATGCCTGA
- a CDS encoding zinc ribbon-containing protein, with the protein MSEERRDEERENRLSSAYHRMLHEVTEDLEKLEDKTSKAITETLENARDRVQKASDLTREEAHEVMDYLRRDLQDLGAYLDSRSEDWRGWLRIDLGLIEASVLNALERIADRTRIEITELTARAQVMGEWHTGEITGPGELLCKKCGHALHMTKVARIPPCSNCHNTTFRRGPGGPEAAEA; encoded by the coding sequence ATGAGCGAAGAACGCAGGGACGAGGAACGCGAGAACCGGTTGAGCAGCGCCTACCACCGGATGCTGCACGAGGTCACCGAGGACCTCGAGAAGCTGGAAGACAAGACCAGCAAGGCGATCACCGAGACACTGGAAAACGCCCGCGACCGCGTACAGAAGGCCAGCGACCTCACGCGCGAAGAGGCGCACGAGGTCATGGACTATCTGCGCCGCGACCTGCAGGACTTGGGGGCCTATCTGGACAGCCGCAGCGAGGACTGGCGCGGCTGGCTGCGGATCGATCTCGGGCTGATCGAGGCCAGCGTTCTCAATGCGCTGGAGCGCATCGCCGACAGGACCCGCATCGAGATCACCGAGCTGACCGCCCGCGCCCAGGTGATGGGCGAATGGCACACCGGCGAGATCACCGGCCCCGGCGAGCTGTTGTGCAAGAAGTGCGGCCACGCGCTGCACATGACCAAGGTCGCGCGCATCCCGCCCTGCTCCAACTGCCACAATACGACCTTCCGCCGCGGCCCGGGCGGCCCCGAGGCCGCAGAGGCCTAA
- a CDS encoding HlyC/CorC family transporter yields MPEPVPDEQPTWRRWLERAKTRLWPRRDPATRRELIETLRDAHGRELVDPEALTMLEGVLNVADMQVRDIMIPRAQMEVVRRDARLSEFLPDVVASAHSRLPVVGDHRDEVVGVLLAKDLLRFFGEPDDAAFDMQEILRPAVFVPESKRLNVLLKEFRLSRNHMAIVVDEYGGVAGLVTIEDVLEQIVGEIEDEHDVEDYLTQIMQHPGGRYTIKALTPMEEFNAYFQTAYSEDDFDTIGGLVLSHFGHVPRRGEQIVIDGMRFRVLRADNRRLHLLEMRLPEPDVAPASDDPGQTFEGQPADGGGEHKGA; encoded by the coding sequence ATGCCTGAACCCGTACCCGACGAGCAACCTACCTGGCGGCGTTGGCTGGAGCGCGCGAAGACGCGCCTGTGGCCGCGCCGCGATCCTGCCACCCGGCGCGAACTGATCGAGACGCTGCGCGACGCGCACGGTCGCGAGCTGGTCGATCCCGAGGCCCTGACCATGCTCGAGGGCGTGCTCAACGTGGCCGACATGCAGGTGCGAGACATCATGATCCCGCGTGCGCAGATGGAGGTGGTGCGTCGTGACGCCAGGCTGTCCGAGTTCCTGCCCGACGTGGTCGCCTCCGCCCACTCGCGTCTGCCGGTGGTCGGGGACCACCGCGACGAGGTCGTCGGCGTCCTGCTGGCCAAGGACCTGCTGCGTTTCTTCGGCGAGCCCGACGATGCCGCCTTCGACATGCAGGAGATCCTGCGCCCGGCGGTGTTCGTGCCCGAGAGCAAGCGCTTGAACGTTTTGCTGAAGGAGTTCCGCCTGAGCCGCAATCATATGGCGATCGTGGTGGACGAGTACGGTGGCGTGGCCGGGCTGGTGACCATCGAGGATGTGCTGGAACAGATCGTCGGCGAGATCGAGGACGAACACGACGTCGAGGACTACCTCACCCAGATCATGCAGCACCCCGGCGGGCGCTACACCATCAAGGCGCTGACGCCGATGGAAGAGTTCAACGCTTACTTCCAGACTGCCTACAGCGAGGATGACTTCGACACCATTGGCGGGCTGGTGCTGTCGCACTTTGGCCATGTGCCGCGCCGCGGCGAGCAGATCGTGATCGACGGGATGCGCTTTCGCGTGCTGCGCGCGGACAACCGCCGCCTGCATCTGCTGGAGATGCGCCTGCCGGAGCCCGACGTGGCCCCGGCCTCGGATGACCCGGGCCAGACCTTCGAGGGCCAGCCGGCCGACGGCGGCGGCGAGCACAAGGGGGCCTGA
- a CDS encoding glutamate-5-semialdehyde dehydrogenase has product MNAAVHPTESAAADVIAQVEALGRAARVASRRMAEAEPGAKNAALHAIAEGIAARRAELVEANSRDLEAGRERGLDAAMLDRLALTDARIDTMIEGCRQVAGLPDPVGTITDMAYQPSGIQVGQMRVPLGVIGIIYESRPNVTIDAAALCLKSGNAAILRGGSEALHSNQALAAIIQAGLEQAGLPREAVQVVPTTDRAAVGALLRMPQYVDVIVPRGGKGLIERVSNESRIPVIKHLDGVCHVYVDGGAALDKALAVAVNAKTQRYGTCNTMETLLVHADQAEAFLPRLAAALAEHQVSLRGCARTRAILANTGTDIAEATEDDWVAEYLGPILAIRVVDDLDAAIDHINTYGSHHTDSIVTEDYTRARRFLRAVDSSSVMVNASTRFADGFEYGLGAEIGISTDKLHARGPVGLHGLTTLKYVVFGDGHVRS; this is encoded by the coding sequence ATGAACGCTGCCGTACACCCGACCGAATCCGCTGCCGCCGACGTGATCGCCCAGGTCGAAGCCCTGGGACGTGCCGCTCGCGTGGCCTCGCGGCGCATGGCCGAGGCCGAGCCGGGCGCGAAGAACGCGGCACTGCACGCGATCGCCGAGGGTATCGCCGCGCGGCGTGCGGAGCTGGTGGAGGCCAACAGCCGCGACCTGGAGGCGGGGCGAGAGCGCGGCCTGGACGCCGCGATGCTGGACCGCCTGGCGCTGACCGACGCACGCATCGACACCATGATCGAGGGTTGTCGCCAGGTGGCCGGGCTGCCCGATCCGGTGGGCACCATCACCGATATGGCGTATCAGCCGAGTGGCATCCAGGTGGGTCAGATGCGCGTGCCCCTGGGCGTGATCGGCATCATCTACGAGTCGCGTCCGAACGTGACCATCGACGCCGCGGCCCTGTGCCTGAAGTCCGGCAACGCCGCGATCCTGCGCGGCGGTTCCGAGGCCCTGCACTCGAATCAGGCCCTGGCCGCGATCATCCAGGCCGGGCTGGAGCAGGCGGGCCTGCCGCGCGAGGCGGTGCAGGTGGTGCCGACCACCGACCGCGCGGCGGTGGGCGCGCTGCTGCGCATGCCGCAGTACGTGGACGTGATCGTCCCGCGCGGCGGCAAGGGCCTGATCGAGCGTGTCAGCAACGAGTCGCGGATCCCGGTGATCAAGCACCTGGACGGTGTCTGCCATGTCTACGTGGATGGCGGGGCCGCTCTCGACAAGGCGCTGGCCGTGGCGGTGAACGCCAAGACCCAGCGCTATGGCACCTGCAATACCATGGAGACGCTGCTGGTGCACGCGGATCAGGCCGAGGCCTTCCTGCCGCGTCTGGCGGCGGCGTTGGCGGAGCACCAGGTGAGTCTGCGGGGCTGCGCGCGCACCCGCGCCATCCTCGCGAACACCGGGACGGATATCGCCGAGGCCACCGAGGACGACTGGGTAGCCGAGTACCTGGGACCGATCCTCGCGATCCGCGTGGTCGACGACCTGGATGCGGCGATCGACCATATCAACACCTATGGCTCGCACCACACCGACAGCATTGTGACCGAGGACTACACCCGGGCCCGGCGCTTCCTGCGCGCGGTGGATTCCAGCTCGGTGATGGTGAACGCCTCCACCCGCTTCGCCGATGGTTTCGAGTACGGTCTGGGCGCGGAGATCGGTATCTCCACCGACAAGCTGCACGCGCGCGGTCCGGTGGGCCTGCACGGCCTGACCACCCTCAAGTATGTGGTGTTCGGCGACGGTCATGTACGTAGCTAA
- the lnt gene encoding apolipoprotein N-acyltransferase, whose translation MQPLAERLPAWAIAVLALVAGAGATLAFAPVGWFLAAPLGLAVWFGLLIGAPTRQAAWTGYAFGLGFFGTGVTWIFNSLLVFGQAPLVVASFITVLFVLVMALYPALLAGVAARFLPLTRPAGLLALAGGVVLMELARSWLFSGFPWLLFGHTVLDTPLQGWLPLAGELGAGLMVALLAVAVVSVFLSGQRWLGAGLAVAVVIASVVLGLVRWVEPTGEEIPVAMVQGNIDQARKWAPDGIEYSLDIYQELTREAAGDALVVWPETAIPAFYTEVHRPLEGIASELAEAGGELVVGIFDYEAEGRDVFNSVVHVGSGAGYNKRQLVPFGEYIPLRDRLAWLDRLLQIPMSDLSPGRGDGRMEMAGTTAGVSICYESAYARHIRAALPEAGFLVNVSNDAWFGDSLAPAQHLQIARVRAVETGRPMVRSTNTGISALIDADGGILERSGLFTREVVRGTLEPRTGLTPAAALGEGPAVLAALVLVVLGAAVGRRRTPPPSV comes from the coding sequence ATGCAGCCACTGGCCGAGCGTCTGCCCGCCTGGGCCATTGCAGTGCTGGCCCTGGTCGCCGGGGCGGGGGCGACCCTCGCCTTTGCCCCGGTCGGCTGGTTTCTGGCCGCGCCCCTGGGCCTGGCCGTCTGGTTTGGCCTGCTGATCGGCGCACCGACGCGGCAGGCCGCCTGGACTGGCTATGCCTTCGGGCTCGGGTTCTTCGGGACCGGCGTGACCTGGATTTTCAACAGCCTGCTGGTGTTCGGGCAGGCCCCCCTGGTCGTGGCCTCGTTCATCACGGTGCTCTTCGTGCTGGTGATGGCCCTTTATCCGGCCCTGCTCGCAGGGGTTGCCGCGCGCTTTCTGCCGCTGACGCGACCTGCCGGTCTGCTGGCCCTGGCCGGCGGCGTGGTGCTGATGGAGCTGGCCCGGTCCTGGCTGTTTTCGGGCTTCCCGTGGCTGCTGTTCGGGCACACGGTGCTGGATACCCCGCTGCAGGGCTGGCTGCCTCTGGCCGGGGAGCTGGGTGCCGGCCTGATGGTCGCGTTGCTGGCCGTGGCGGTGGTCAGCGTGTTCCTGTCCGGGCAGCGCTGGCTGGGCGCGGGGCTGGCGGTGGCGGTGGTCATCGCGTCCGTGGTGCTGGGGCTCGTGCGCTGGGTGGAGCCCACCGGAGAGGAGATCCCGGTGGCGATGGTGCAGGGCAACATCGACCAGGCGCGCAAGTGGGCCCCGGACGGCATCGAGTATTCGCTGGACATCTATCAGGAGCTGACCCGCGAGGCCGCCGGGGATGCCTTGGTCGTCTGGCCGGAGACCGCGATTCCCGCTTTCTACACCGAGGTGCACCGGCCCCTGGAAGGCATCGCAAGCGAGCTGGCCGAGGCCGGTGGCGAGCTGGTGGTGGGGATCTTCGACTACGAGGCCGAGGGGCGGGATGTCTTCAACTCGGTGGTGCACGTCGGCAGTGGCGCGGGTTACAACAAGCGTCAGCTGGTGCCCTTTGGCGAGTACATCCCGCTGCGCGACCGCCTGGCCTGGCTGGACCGGTTGCTGCAGATTCCGATGTCGGATCTCTCCCCGGGCAGGGGCGATGGCCGCATGGAGATGGCCGGGACGACCGCCGGAGTCAGTATCTGCTACGAGTCCGCCTATGCCCGTCACATCCGCGCGGCCCTGCCGGAGGCCGGATTTCTGGTCAATGTCTCCAACGACGCCTGGTTCGGCGACAGCCTGGCCCCGGCCCAGCACCTGCAGATCGCCCGGGTGCGGGCGGTGGAGACTGGGCGCCCGATGGTGCGCTCAACCAATACGGGCATCTCGGCGCTGATCGATGCCGACGGCGGTATCCTGGAGCGTTCGGGGCTTTTCACCCGCGAGGTGGTCCGCGGGACGTTGGAACCGCGCACCGGGCTGACCCCCGCCGCCGCGCTGGGTGAGGGCCCGGCGGTGCTGGCCGCGCTGGTCCTGGTGGTGCTGGGTGCGGCGGTGGGTCGCCGCCGCACTCCGCCACCGTCGGTCTGA